In the Marinomonas algicola genome, one interval contains:
- a CDS encoding (Fe-S)-binding protein, whose protein sequence is MPVHHFIPDDSLVDSLSDDLSSPLKLYPSKPKKVYVFGTCLVDLFYPEAGMSGVLLLEHAGVEVLFPQDQTCCGQPAYTSGYKEEARSVALAQMSLFNEEYPIVVPSGSCGGMMKMHYPRLFEGTEYDQQAQEFSERIYELTDFLVHVCDLPLVDQGEQTKIALHTSCSSRREMKTTDSGKALLKQLKNVNLVEPEKVTECCGFGGAFSVRHPEISNAMVKDKLDHLSNTKADTFLSSDCGCLMNIKGAAEKDKSALTLRSGEHLLSFVARRVGLIEGGSE, encoded by the coding sequence ATGCCTGTCCATCATTTTATTCCAGATGATTCGCTAGTTGATTCGCTTTCTGATGATCTATCGAGTCCATTAAAATTGTATCCATCCAAACCAAAAAAAGTGTATGTTTTTGGTACGTGTTTGGTGGATTTGTTTTACCCAGAGGCAGGCATGTCGGGGGTGCTTTTATTAGAGCATGCGGGAGTAGAGGTATTGTTTCCACAAGACCAAACTTGCTGCGGGCAGCCCGCCTATACATCGGGTTACAAGGAGGAAGCAAGGTCGGTTGCGCTGGCTCAGATGTCTCTTTTTAATGAAGAGTATCCCATTGTTGTACCTTCAGGGTCATGTGGAGGCATGATGAAAATGCATTACCCTAGATTGTTTGAGGGCACGGAATACGACCAACAAGCCCAGGAATTCTCTGAGCGAATTTATGAACTCACCGATTTTTTGGTGCATGTGTGTGATTTACCTTTAGTGGATCAGGGTGAGCAGACTAAGATTGCCCTACATACGTCATGTAGCAGTCGACGCGAAATGAAAACAACCGACTCAGGTAAAGCATTGCTGAAGCAGCTAAAAAATGTGAATTTGGTTGAGCCAGAAAAAGTGACGGAATGTTGTGGCTTTGGAGGGGCTTTTTCGGTAAGGCATCCTGAGATTTCCAATGCTATGGTGAAAGACAAATTGGATCATTTGTCGAATACCAAAGCGGATACTTTTTTAAGCTCTGATTGCGGTTGCTTAATGAATATTAAAGGCGCAGCCGAAAAAGATAAGAGCGCTTTAACGTTGAGAAGTGGGGAGCATTTATTAAGTTTTGTGGCTCGAAGAGTAGGGCTTATTGAGGGAGGTAGTGAGTAA
- a CDS encoding FCD domain-containing protein, with product MSRSLPSQGKLSDLITKELETMMIEGLLKPGDRLPPERELAERFDVSRPSLREAIQNLKAKGMVVSRQGGGNYISEDLGSELRDPLLQAMSTHPEFRYDLLEFRDAMEGISTYYAAIRSTDEDKEKLTNAYNELINANQEKNPALEAKLDAAFHLTIAECAHNAVMLHTMRALFQMLAQSIAANLDYLFQHAEARGKVMEQHTAIYQAIMESDPQAAKNAIHSHLSYVEDILLEVSRLESRRQRALKQANLLR from the coding sequence ATGTCACGCTCACTTCCCTCACAAGGAAAACTCTCTGACCTTATTACCAAAGAGTTAGAAACCATGATGATAGAAGGATTACTTAAACCAGGAGACAGGCTACCACCAGAAAGAGAATTAGCAGAACGCTTCGATGTTTCCCGACCCTCCTTAAGAGAAGCCATTCAAAACCTTAAAGCAAAAGGCATGGTGGTCAGTAGACAAGGTGGCGGCAACTACATCAGTGAGGATTTAGGCAGTGAACTACGTGACCCTCTCTTACAAGCCATGTCAACTCATCCAGAATTCCGTTATGATTTACTCGAATTCAGAGACGCAATGGAAGGTATTTCAACCTACTATGCGGCGATTCGTAGTACAGATGAAGATAAAGAAAAGCTAACGAATGCCTATAATGAACTGATTAATGCAAACCAAGAAAAGAACCCAGCGCTTGAAGCGAAGCTTGATGCCGCCTTTCATTTAACCATAGCCGAATGCGCTCATAACGCGGTCATGTTGCATACCATGCGCGCTCTATTTCAAATGCTTGCGCAAAGCATTGCGGCCAATTTAGATTATTTATTTCAACACGCTGAAGCTCGTGGCAAAGTAATGGAACAGCATACCGCCATTTATCAAGCCATTATGGAGAGCGACCCTCAAGCCGCTAAAAATGCGATTCATAGTCATTTGTCTTATGTTGAGGATATCTTGCTCGAAGTCAGTCGACTTGAATCACGAAGACAAAGGGCCCTTAAGCAAGCCAATCTTCTTCGATAA